From the genome of Lotus japonicus ecotype B-129 chromosome 6, LjGifu_v1.2, one region includes:
- the LOC130723110 gene encoding receptor-like cytosolic serine/threonine-protein kinase RBK2: MNDQREPQPSSSNGVQKLDRRQLKLKEGPSLRGRRPRPGFSDSFSNIDLEALEIEEGGLPESSPRSQESETSSRASTSDSESNTHQWRGFFKILKKGSQMPFQTFHPLKNVPKLTRRKSKRIREDLIPSLNSPALQSSFDSDMYCFKSSWKNFTLAEIQAATNDFSHDNLIGEGGYAEVYLGKLEDGNFVAIKRLTRGCQEEMTADFLSELGIIVHVDHPNIARLIGYGVEGGMFLVLQLSPHGSLSSILYGPREKLNWNIRYKIALGTAEGLRYLHEECQRRIIHKDIKASNILLSEDFEPQISDFGLAKWLPDQWTHHTVSQVEGTFGYLPPEFFMHGIVDEKTDVYAYGVLLLELITGRQALDSSQKSLVMWAKPLLSSNNTKELVDPVMVDAYDEEQMKLVILTASLCIDQSSILRPHMSQVLQILKGEEDGLKLIKERQKSKLQRTYSEELYDAEEYNSTKILSDRDRHMETILGSSNSIKEEESNKIITLSLSERERHMETILGSSSINSTNEESKESTLSERERHMETILGSSSINSTKEEESNESTLSEREKHMETILGSSSSNSIKEESNSIKEDEIEK, from the exons ATGAACGATCAACGAGAACCACAACCTTCCTCCAG CAATGGCGTCCAGAAGTTAGATAGAAGACAATTGAAACTAAAAGAGGGTCCTTCTCTAAGAGGCAGAAGACCACGACCTGGCTTTTCTGATTCATTTTCAAACATTG ACTTGGAAGCTTTAGAGATTGAAGAGGGAGGGTTACCCGAGTCCTCTCCAAGAAGTCAAGAATCCGAAACGAGTTCCAGGGCCAGCacttctgattctgaaagcaATACTCACCAGTGGCGCGGTTTCTTTAAAATACTAAAGAAAGGATCCCAAATGCCTTTCCAAACCTTTCATCCTCTCAAAAATGTTCCGAAGCTGACTAGAAGAAAGAGCAAAAGAATCAGGGAGGACTTGATTCCATCTCTGAATTCACCAGCTCTTCAGTCATCTTTTGACTCTGATATGTACTGCTTCAAATCTTCCTGGAAAAATTTCACTCTCGCAGAGATCCAGGCTGCAACCAATGACTTTAGCCATG ATAATTTAATTGGGGAGGGAGGCTATGCTGAGGTTTACTTAGGAAAATTGGAAGATGGAAACTTTGTTGCAATCAAACGGCTTACAAGAGGGTGCCAAGAAGAAATGACTGCAGATTTCTTGTCTGAGCTTGGCATTATAGTGCATGTGGACCACCCCAACATTGCTAGATTGATTGGATATGGTGTTGAAGGGGGAATGTTTCTTGTTCTTCAGTTATCTCCACATGGAAGCCTTTCATCCATACTTTATG GACCAAGGGAGAAACTGAATTGGAACATCAGGTATAAGATTGCTTTGGGAACTGCTGAGGGCCTTCGCTATCTGCATGAGGAATGTCAAAGGAGGATTATTCACAAAGATATCAAGGCTTCTAATATACTGCTCTCAGAGGATTTTGAGCCTCAG ATATCTGATTTTGGCCTCGCAAAGTGGTTACCTGATCAATGGACTCACCACACTGTTTCCCAAGTGGAAGGGACATTTGG ATATCTTCCTCCTGAATTCTTCATGCATGGCATAGTAGATGAAAAAACTGATGTCTATGCTTATGGGGTGCTATTGTTAGAGCTCATTACTGGAAGACAAGCTTTGGATAGCTCACAGAAAAGTCTGGTGATGTGG GCAAAACCTTTGCTATCTTCTAATAACACCAAAGAGCTTGTAGATCCAGTTATGGTTGATGCTTATGATGAAGAGCAGATGAAACTAGTAATCTTAACAGCTTCTCTGTGCATAGACCAGTCTTCAATTCTGCGACCGCACATGAGCCAG GTGTTACAAATACTAAAAGGTGAAGAAGACGGCTTGAAATTGATAAAAGAGCGGCAGAAGTCAAAACTTCAGAGGACATACTCTGAAGAACTCTATGATGCAGAAGAGTACAACTCAACTAAGATATTGAGTGACAGGGATCGACACATGGAGACTATTTTAGGCTCGAGTAACTCtatcaaagaagaagaaagcaatAAAATAATCACTTTGAGTTTGAGTGAGAGGGAGAGACACATGGAGACTATTTTAGGCTCCAGTTCCATTAACTCTACCAATGAAGAAAGCAAGGAGAGCACTTTGAGTGAGAGGGAGAGGCACATGGAGACTATTTTAGGTTCCAGTTCCATTAACTctaccaaagaagaagaaagcaatGAAAGCACTTTGAGTGAGAGGGAGAAACACATGGAGACTATTTTAGGCTCCAGTTCCAGTAACTCCATCAAAGAAGAAAGTAACTCCATCAAAGAAGATGAAATTGAAAAGTAG
- the LOC130724231 gene encoding probable prolyl 4-hydroxylase 4: MKLREKEMSVIGRVWCLLVPLVSLIYESHGAGSSYAGSASAIIDPSKVKQVSWKPRAFVYKGFLTELECDHLISLAKSELKRSAVADNLSGDSKLSDVRTSSGMFISKNKDPIVAGIEDKISSWTFLPKENGEDIQVLRYEHGQKYDPHYDFFADKVNIARGGHRVATVLMYLTNVTRGGETVFPNAEVEEFPRHRGSETIDDLSECAKKGIAVKPRRGDALLFFSLYPNAVPDTMSLHAGCPVIEGEKWSATKWIHVDSFDRKAGGDCTDHHESCASWAAVGECTNNPEYMVGSAGLPGYCMRSCKAC, from the exons ATGaaattaagagaaaaagaaatgagtgTGATTGGTAGGGTTTGGTGTTTGTTGGTACCGTTGGTGTCGTTGATCTACGAATCCCATGGAGCGGGAAGCTCCTACGCAGGTTCCGCAAGTGCGATCATCGATCCTTCCAAGGTCAAGCAGGTTTCATGGAAGCCAAG AGCTTTCGTCTACAAAGGTTTCCTCACCGAATTGGAATGCGATCACTTGATTTCGTTAGCCAAATCGGAGCTCAAGAGATCCGCGGTGGCGGATAATTTGTCCGGTGATAGCAAGTTGAGTGATGTCAGAACAAGCTCTGGCATGTTCATTTCCAAGAACAAG GATCCCATTGTTGCTGGTATAGAGGACAAGATTTCATCATGGACTTTTCTTCCAAAAG AAAATGGAGAAGACATACAAGTATTAAGATATGAGCATGGGCAGAAATATGACCCACATTATGATTTCTTTGCTGATAAAGTTAATATAGCTCGGGGTGGACATCGTGTTGCCACTGTTCTCATGTATCTCACTAATGTGACCCGAGGCGGTGAAACAGTGTTCCCTAATGCAGAg GTAGAGGAATTTCCTCGTCATAGAGGATCTGAGACAATTGATGATCTCTCTGAGTGTGCCAAAAAAGGAATAGCAG TGAAACCGCGAAGAGGGGATGCACTTCTTTTCTTTAGCCTCTACCCGAATGCTGTCCCAGACACTATGAGTCTCCATGCAGGATGCCCCGTAATCGAAGGTGAGAAATGGTCAGCAACAAAGTGGATTCATGTGGACTCATTTGATAGGAAGGCTGGAGGGGACTGCACTGATCATCATGAAAGCTGTGCGAGCTGGGCTGCCGTTGGAGAATGTACTAATAATCCTGAGTACATGGTTGGATCTGCCGGTCTTCC